In Brevibacillus brevis NBRC 100599, a single genomic region encodes these proteins:
- a CDS encoding DUF2294 domain-containing protein, whose protein sequence is MAISNKKKLEAEISEAFIKFQRELIGRGPQEAKTYIVGDMVIARFKGVLTVEEKHLSSHDKGRRIVKEMREVLREMYSEESEEIVEKLTSCKVLSSHSDISTKMGERIEVYVLDKDLEKMLG, encoded by the coding sequence TTGGCCATCTCTAACAAAAAAAAGCTGGAAGCCGAAATCAGCGAAGCATTCATAAAATTTCAGCGCGAACTGATTGGACGAGGTCCGCAGGAAGCGAAGACCTACATCGTCGGTGATATGGTCATCGCTAGGTTCAAGGGCGTTCTCACCGTCGAAGAAAAGCATCTGTCCAGTCACGATAAAGGTCGCCGCATCGTCAAAGAAATGCGCGAGGTTCTTCGTGAAATGTACAGCGAAGAATCAGAAGAAATCGTAGAAAAGCTGACCAGCTGTAAGGTACTATCGAGCCATAGCGACATCAGCACGAAGATGGGTGAACGGATCGAGGTTTATGTATTGGACAAGGACCTCGAAAAAATGTTGGGCTAA
- the kdpA gene encoding potassium-transporting ATPase subunit KdpA, which produces MDFIQIALVLVVLFVLAIPMGRYLARSFSLETTRLDRVFGGLEKAIYKLSGIRVADMTWKQYAMAVLVSNISMVAIAYLLLRLQGMLPGNPSGIAAMEPLLSFNTAVSFLTNTNLQHYSGESGLSYLSQMLVIIYLMFTTPATGIAVVMAFMRGLTGQRSIGNYYVDLVRAHTRVLIPLAIVVTLLLVSQGVPQTMEPTATATTISGTEQQIARGPVASLVSIKHLGTNGGGFFGVNSSHPFENPTPLTNVIEILSMFLIPAALPFAFGFLAKSRKQGWVIFGAMFVMFLAFLITAYANEGIGNPALERAGLSQEMGSMEGKEVRFGIAQSALFTAVTTAATTGTVNNMHDTLTPLGGLVPLGEMMLNCVFGGDGVGTINILMYAILAVFLAGLMVGRTPEFLGRKIEGKEMKLIAIAILVHPLIILAPTAIALATEMGSSAVSNPGFHGISQVLYEYTSSAANNGSGFEGLGDNTPFWNISTGLVMLFGRYVSIITMLAVAGSLLAKTPVPETMGTLRTDNSVFTVILIATVVIVGALTFLPVLALGPIAEWLTIR; this is translated from the coding sequence GTGGACTTTATACAAATAGCGTTGGTTTTGGTGGTGCTTTTCGTGCTCGCCATACCGATGGGAAGATATTTGGCACGCTCCTTTTCGCTGGAGACGACCCGATTGGACCGTGTTTTTGGCGGGTTGGAAAAAGCGATATACAAGCTGTCTGGCATTCGCGTAGCAGATATGACCTGGAAGCAGTACGCAATGGCTGTGCTGGTCAGCAACATTTCGATGGTAGCGATTGCGTATCTTTTGCTTCGTTTGCAAGGGATGTTACCTGGAAACCCGAGTGGGATCGCGGCGATGGAGCCGTTGCTTTCTTTTAACACGGCTGTCAGCTTTTTGACGAATACGAATCTTCAGCATTACAGCGGAGAGAGCGGATTGTCGTATCTATCGCAGATGCTGGTCATTATTTACCTGATGTTTACGACCCCAGCGACAGGGATCGCAGTCGTGATGGCCTTTATGCGCGGGCTGACTGGACAACGCAGCATCGGTAACTACTACGTAGACCTAGTACGTGCTCATACACGTGTGTTGATTCCACTGGCGATTGTCGTGACATTGCTCTTGGTGTCCCAAGGCGTGCCACAGACGATGGAGCCGACCGCAACAGCGACAACCATTAGCGGAACGGAGCAACAAATCGCTCGTGGTCCCGTTGCTTCACTCGTATCGATTAAGCATTTAGGAACAAACGGGGGCGGATTCTTCGGGGTAAACTCCTCGCATCCGTTTGAAAACCCGACACCGCTAACAAACGTGATCGAAATTTTGTCGATGTTCTTGATCCCAGCGGCACTGCCGTTCGCATTCGGCTTCTTGGCGAAGAGCCGCAAGCAAGGCTGGGTTATTTTTGGAGCGATGTTCGTGATGTTCCTGGCGTTCCTGATTACGGCCTATGCCAATGAAGGAATCGGCAATCCAGCACTGGAGCGGGCTGGCCTGTCACAAGAAATGGGCAGCATGGAAGGGAAAGAAGTCCGATTTGGTATCGCACAAAGCGCCTTGTTCACCGCCGTGACAACAGCGGCAACGACAGGAACCGTGAACAACATGCACGATACATTGACACCACTTGGCGGCTTGGTTCCGCTCGGTGAAATGATGCTCAACTGCGTATTCGGGGGAGATGGCGTCGGAACGATTAACATTTTGATGTATGCGATTTTGGCTGTATTCTTGGCGGGCTTGATGGTAGGGCGTACGCCTGAATTCCTCGGCCGCAAGATCGAAGGAAAAGAGATGAAGCTGATCGCCATCGCGATTCTCGTTCATCCCCTGATTATTTTGGCGCCAACCGCCATTGCATTGGCAACAGAAATGGGATCGTCCGCAGTGTCGAACCCAGGCTTCCACGGCATTTCACAAGTGCTGTACGAGTACACTTCTTCCGCAGCCAACAACGGTTCCGGTTTTGAAGGATTGGGCGACAACACGCCATTCTGGAACATTTCTACGGGACTCGTCATGCTGTTCGGCCGATACGTCTCGATTATTACGATGCTGGCGGTAGCAGGCTCCTTGCTCGCAAAAACGCCGGTACCGGAAACAATGGGTACACTGCGCACAGACAATAGTGTATTCACAGTGATTTTGATTGCCACGGTGGTGATCGTAGGCGCACTGACATTCCTGCCTGTGCTTGCTCTTGGCCCAATCGCCGAGTGGCTAACAATCCGATGA
- a CDS encoding glycine betaine ABC transporter substrate-binding protein: protein MMNKIVPAFLAGMMGATAWLAGCSSQNTNTQIPTATVVGPIASETSDNALGEKLDYKIIGIDAGAGSMVKTEEVMNLYGLDKWQLVEGSDAAMTAALIKAYEAKEPIIITGWTPHWMFKKMDLKYLEDPKNGFGGAEQIHTIVRKGLKEDQPAAYQFLDKFWWEPADMESVMVQMIDGKDPEVAAAEWVKNNEAKVAKWVEGIQPVQKEKLTLAYVAWDSEIASSHVVEHVLEQKLGYEVELSQVQTGPMWAGVAIGDVDGMVAAWLPSTDTSYLKKFGGQIEDLGPNLDGTKIGLVVPSYMNISSIEDFQ, encoded by the coding sequence ATGATGAACAAAATAGTTCCAGCTTTCTTGGCAGGGATGATGGGAGCAACAGCTTGGCTCGCAGGCTGCTCCAGTCAAAACACAAACACACAAATACCGACAGCAACGGTGGTCGGTCCTATTGCTTCTGAGACGTCGGACAACGCTTTAGGAGAAAAGCTCGACTACAAAATCATCGGAATCGACGCAGGAGCAGGCTCGATGGTAAAGACTGAGGAAGTCATGAACCTGTATGGCTTGGATAAATGGCAGCTTGTCGAAGGCTCAGATGCAGCGATGACAGCCGCTTTGATCAAGGCGTACGAAGCGAAGGAACCGATTATTATTACGGGCTGGACGCCGCATTGGATGTTTAAAAAGATGGATTTGAAATACTTGGAAGACCCGAAGAACGGCTTTGGCGGAGCGGAACAAATCCATACCATCGTGCGCAAAGGGCTGAAAGAGGATCAGCCTGCTGCCTATCAATTTCTGGATAAGTTCTGGTGGGAGCCAGCTGATATGGAGTCGGTCATGGTTCAAATGATTGACGGAAAAGATCCGGAAGTGGCCGCTGCGGAATGGGTAAAAAATAACGAAGCCAAAGTGGCGAAATGGGTGGAGGGCATACAGCCTGTCCAAAAAGAGAAGCTGACTCTCGCTTATGTAGCATGGGATTCCGAGATTGCCAGCTCGCACGTCGTCGAGCATGTGCTGGAACAGAAGCTGGGGTATGAAGTCGAGTTGAGTCAGGTGCAGACTGGACCGATGTGGGCAGGTGTGGCAATTGGGGATGTGGATGGAATGGTTGCGGCGTGGCTGCCGTCTACGGATACGAGCTATTTGAAAAAATTTGGTGGGCAAATCGAGGATTTGGGTCCGAATCTCGACGGAACCAAAATCGGACTCGTGGTTCCTTCGTACATGAACATCTCGTCCATTGAGGATTTCCAATAA
- a CDS encoding cation transporter, which produces MTNITLNVEGMSCNKCVARIENTLKDLGAEGKVNLAEKKVEVSYNESNLTLDAVKEAIEDQGYDVV; this is translated from the coding sequence ATGACAAATATCACATTGAACGTAGAAGGCATGTCTTGCAATAAATGCGTAGCGCGCATCGAGAACACATTGAAAGATCTGGGTGCAGAAGGCAAAGTAAACCTGGCTGAAAAAAAGGTTGAGGTTTCCTACAACGAGAGCAACTTGACTCTCGATGCAGTGAAAGAAGCTATTGAAGACCAAGGCTACGACGTCGTTTAA
- a CDS encoding ABC transporter permease: MDVVPKLPIGGWMEGFVEVLGQYKGVLFDPVAIVISTMVTYCSTVLAEIPSLILILLLGAAAWVFAGRASMVFTVVGLSLIHNLGYWDETMETLGLVLTATMISIAIGIPVGILCARHDTFRNLVTPILDLMQTMPAFVYLIPAIFFFGLGEVPGVIASVIFALPPIVRLTNLGIRQVPAEMEEAADAFGATGWQKLVKVQLPYAKSTILAGVNQCIMLALSMVVIAAMIGAKGLGADVYRAVSQVDIGRGFEAGLSIVIIAIVLDRLTQHAGKKERNT, encoded by the coding sequence ATGGACGTCGTGCCTAAGCTACCGATTGGCGGTTGGATGGAAGGGTTCGTGGAGGTGCTGGGCCAGTACAAAGGGGTATTGTTTGATCCGGTGGCTATCGTCATTTCCACGATGGTGACTTACTGTTCTACGGTTTTGGCAGAGATACCTTCGCTGATTCTCATCTTGCTGCTGGGGGCCGCTGCGTGGGTTTTTGCAGGGAGAGCGTCCATGGTCTTTACGGTTGTTGGACTTTCTCTCATCCACAACTTGGGGTACTGGGATGAAACGATGGAGACATTGGGACTCGTCCTCACTGCCACCATGATTTCGATCGCTATCGGGATTCCGGTGGGCATTCTTTGCGCGAGACACGATACGTTTCGCAATCTGGTTACGCCAATACTGGATTTGATGCAGACGATGCCAGCGTTCGTTTATTTGATTCCCGCCATCTTTTTCTTCGGTTTGGGCGAGGTGCCGGGAGTTATTGCCTCCGTTATTTTTGCTTTGCCGCCAATCGTGCGTCTTACGAACTTAGGCATTCGTCAGGTCCCAGCGGAAATGGAGGAAGCGGCGGACGCCTTTGGCGCAACTGGGTGGCAAAAGCTCGTGAAAGTGCAGCTGCCGTATGCGAAATCGACGATCTTGGCGGGCGTCAATCAGTGCATCATGCTCGCCCTGTCGATGGTGGTCATAGCGGCTATGATCGGGGCGAAAGGCTTGGGTGCAGACGTATATCGCGCCGTATCGCAAGTGGATATAGGAAGAGGATTCGAGGCGGGGCTATCCATCGTGATCATCGCTATCGTCCTGGATCGGCTTACACAACATGCAGGAAAAAAGGAGAGAAACACATGA
- the kdpC gene encoding potassium-transporting ATPase subunit KdpC, translating into MILKNLRLSLVLLLICGVAYPLAMTGVAQVVMPAQASGSLITDGSGKVVGSELIGQTFTDPKYFWGRISSIDNNASGSGSNNYAPSNPALIERTQKDIAAFLAANPGVKQEDIPADLLTNSASGLDPHISPKAARIQVERVAKARNLEPVQLQALIEANTEGRSLGVFGEPRVNVVKLNLALDELKK; encoded by the coding sequence ATGATTTTGAAAAATTTGCGTCTCAGCCTCGTTTTGCTGCTGATTTGCGGCGTTGCCTACCCGCTGGCGATGACAGGAGTTGCACAGGTTGTCATGCCTGCACAAGCAAGTGGTAGTCTCATCACCGATGGGAGTGGCAAGGTGGTTGGCTCCGAGCTGATTGGGCAGACCTTCACCGATCCGAAGTACTTCTGGGGCCGCATTTCTTCTATTGATAACAATGCGTCAGGCTCTGGCTCGAACAACTACGCGCCATCCAACCCGGCCCTGATCGAACGTACGCAAAAGGATATCGCCGCATTTCTAGCAGCGAATCCTGGCGTGAAGCAGGAAGACATCCCGGCTGATTTGCTGACTAACTCCGCTTCCGGTCTGGACCCGCATATCTCTCCAAAGGCTGCCCGAATACAAGTAGAGCGTGTAGCCAAGGCCCGTAATCTCGAACCGGTACAATTACAGGCTCTGATTGAAGCGAATACAGAGGGAAGAAGCTTGGGTGTATTCGGAGAGCCGCGTGTCAATGTAGTGAAGCTGAATTTGGCCTTGGACGAATTGAAGAAGTAA
- a CDS encoding universal stress protein: MVEQFRRKSPEEILQSISRMHRGRLKIILGAVSGAGKTYHLLMEGQTLKKKGIDVVVAGSVEATHPKLAQKREGLEQIEPIIWYSLGEAKHDLDVAAIIERDPEVVLVDGLAHRNRSDAPRPTRLDDVQFLLNNNISVIATVNIYELAGMKEMAERLTKAEVRIDQCVPEDTLAMADEVKLLDVTPEAILKRLQEDDRNPTRTKHPLFRRDNLHMLRELALRFVATGVNEDLEDYREKHGMVGASGATEKVLVSAQYHWNGSILVRRGQQVAKRLGGELLVVCFLPLSKKLTKEEATFKRSIGKLVDKVGGTFEEQMLAREKDVANELVAYAMENNVTRIVMGQSKRTRWDEIWYGSIVHKILRQTKNIDILIVADRSERDGERVMPTKREQAVTVNPYRRLSDEEMQQEIGKIKRGTLKVYVGAAPGVGKTYTMLREGNELAENGIDVVIGLLETHGRKETIEQVGGLPLIPRKRIPYKNVTLEEMDTDEIIRRNPEVVLVDELAHTNVPGSAYEKRYHDVEKILAAGISVISTMNIQHLESLNDSVEQITGIRVRETVPDHILHQADEVELIDISPKALRQRMREGNIYAMEKVEQSLTNFFKTGNLIALRELALREVADDVDERLEAWERRTLRGPWRQQEVIFVCVNLRADSERLIRRGFRIAYRLKASWHVAYVQDHPSLTEEEETQLAKLKALTERLGGRFERYEAPSRRKVFTKLVWHMNEKGTTQVVIGQSARTRWKEILEGSVIQRLLREVRHMDVLVVADHAPDMM; encoded by the coding sequence ATGGTAGAGCAGTTTCGGCGAAAGTCCCCGGAGGAAATCTTGCAGTCCATCTCCAGAATGCACCGGGGCAGGCTGAAAATCATTCTGGGGGCAGTCAGTGGTGCAGGTAAAACTTATCACCTGCTCATGGAAGGGCAGACGCTTAAGAAAAAAGGGATTGATGTGGTCGTAGCTGGCTCAGTTGAGGCCACTCATCCCAAGCTGGCGCAAAAGCGGGAGGGTTTGGAGCAAATCGAGCCAATCATCTGGTATTCTCTCGGGGAAGCGAAACATGATCTGGACGTTGCAGCCATTATCGAGCGAGATCCGGAAGTTGTGCTCGTAGACGGTTTGGCTCATCGCAATCGTTCAGATGCCCCGCGTCCAACCCGGCTCGACGATGTTCAGTTTTTGCTGAATAACAATATTAGTGTGATTGCGACGGTCAACATTTACGAGTTAGCCGGGATGAAAGAAATGGCGGAGCGACTGACGAAGGCTGAAGTGCGGATTGACCAGTGTGTCCCTGAGGATACGCTTGCCATGGCTGACGAGGTGAAATTGCTCGACGTCACGCCAGAAGCCATTCTGAAACGGCTGCAAGAAGATGATCGCAACCCGACTCGAACGAAGCATCCGTTGTTTCGAAGAGACAATCTGCATATGCTGCGAGAACTCGCTCTTCGGTTCGTAGCTACGGGCGTAAACGAGGATTTGGAGGATTATCGGGAGAAGCACGGCATGGTGGGGGCTTCAGGAGCCACAGAGAAGGTACTGGTTTCTGCCCAGTATCATTGGAACGGCTCGATATTGGTTCGGCGCGGACAACAGGTTGCCAAGCGGCTCGGCGGAGAGCTCTTGGTCGTCTGTTTTCTCCCTTTATCCAAAAAGCTGACGAAGGAAGAAGCGACTTTTAAGAGATCCATCGGAAAGCTCGTGGACAAAGTCGGTGGTACCTTTGAAGAGCAGATGCTTGCACGTGAAAAGGACGTAGCAAATGAGCTCGTCGCCTATGCGATGGAGAATAATGTGACCCGCATCGTCATGGGGCAGTCTAAGCGTACGCGCTGGGACGAGATATGGTACGGCTCCATCGTCCATAAGATTCTTCGGCAAACGAAAAATATCGATATCTTGATCGTGGCAGATCGTTCCGAGCGAGACGGTGAGCGCGTCATGCCGACCAAGCGAGAACAGGCGGTAACGGTCAATCCGTACCGACGACTCTCCGATGAGGAGATGCAGCAAGAAATCGGGAAAATCAAGCGCGGGACGCTAAAAGTATATGTAGGAGCCGCACCAGGTGTCGGCAAGACATACACGATGCTCCGAGAAGGTAACGAGCTAGCTGAAAATGGCATCGACGTGGTGATTGGGCTTTTAGAAACGCATGGACGAAAAGAAACCATTGAGCAGGTAGGGGGACTTCCTCTTATCCCGCGCAAGCGCATCCCGTATAAAAATGTGACGCTAGAAGAAATGGACACAGACGAAATTATCCGGCGAAATCCGGAGGTCGTACTGGTGGATGAGCTGGCACATACGAACGTGCCAGGGAGTGCCTATGAGAAGCGATATCACGATGTCGAGAAGATTTTGGCTGCGGGTATTTCCGTCATCTCCACGATGAACATTCAGCACTTGGAGAGCTTAAATGACAGCGTCGAGCAAATTACGGGAATCCGCGTTCGAGAGACGGTGCCGGACCATATTCTGCATCAGGCAGATGAGGTAGAGCTGATTGATATTTCACCCAAAGCGCTACGCCAGCGGATGCGGGAGGGAAATATTTACGCGATGGAAAAGGTGGAGCAGTCACTGACCAACTTTTTCAAAACAGGGAATTTGATCGCGTTAAGAGAGTTGGCCCTGCGTGAAGTGGCGGACGACGTCGACGAACGCTTGGAGGCATGGGAGCGACGAACGCTGCGCGGGCCTTGGCGGCAGCAGGAAGTCATTTTTGTCTGTGTGAATTTGCGGGCAGATAGTGAACGATTGATTCGCCGAGGGTTCCGAATTGCCTATCGGCTGAAGGCGTCCTGGCATGTAGCTTACGTGCAGGATCATCCGTCGCTGACAGAAGAGGAAGAGACGCAGCTGGCGAAGCTGAAGGCACTAACGGAGCGTCTCGGAGGTCGTTTTGAACGATACGAAGCCCCTTCCCGACGCAAGGTTTTCACCAAGCTAGTTTGGCATATGAACGAAAAAGGAACGACGCAGGTCGTCATCGGGCAGTCGGCACGAACCCGCTGGAAGGAAATTCTCGAGGGTTCGGTCATCCAGCGATTATTGCGGGAGGTCCGACACATGGATGTGCTGGTCGTGGCTGATCACGCACCCGATATGAT
- a CDS encoding quaternary amine ABC transporter ATP-binding protein, whose protein sequence is MSKMKVHQLTKVFGKQPELALKLLAEGRTKEQIYKQTGQSIGVNQVSFEVEEGEIFVIMGLSGSGKSTLIRLCNRLIDPTSGSIEIDGEEIVAMKATALREVRRKKLGMVFQNFALFPQRTVRENVEFGLEIQQVPPGLRQEKAREALALVGLTEWENAYPDQLSGGMRQRVGLARALANNPDILLMDEAFSALDPLIRKDMQDELLELQMTMKKTILFITHDLHEALRLGDRIAFMKDGQIIQIGRPEEILADPADEFVRKFVEDADLSRVLVAENVMKRAEAITPDKGARVALQLMMDNGVSSLYVVDKKRTLLGLITAYDVSLAISTGDSLEAIMKTDLPTVSPDARLHSLFPMMADLHVPIAVVGEQQRLLGVIVKGAVLGGLVGKVNVQEHQRAEVMSDGRRA, encoded by the coding sequence ATGTCCAAAATGAAAGTCCATCAACTTACAAAAGTGTTCGGCAAGCAGCCCGAGCTGGCCTTGAAGCTGCTGGCGGAAGGACGTACAAAAGAACAAATTTACAAGCAAACCGGCCAGTCCATCGGTGTCAATCAGGTCAGCTTTGAAGTCGAGGAAGGCGAAATCTTCGTCATCATGGGCCTATCCGGCAGCGGCAAATCAACCTTAATCCGACTGTGTAATCGACTGATTGACCCAACGAGCGGAAGCATCGAGATCGATGGGGAAGAGATCGTGGCCATGAAGGCGACAGCTTTGCGCGAGGTGCGGAGGAAGAAGCTCGGGATGGTTTTCCAAAACTTCGCCCTGTTTCCACAGCGGACGGTACGGGAAAACGTGGAGTTTGGTTTGGAGATTCAACAAGTACCACCAGGGCTCCGACAAGAAAAAGCACGGGAAGCGCTCGCGCTCGTTGGATTGACCGAGTGGGAAAATGCGTACCCAGATCAATTGAGCGGAGGTATGCGTCAACGAGTCGGATTGGCGCGGGCGTTGGCTAATAATCCAGATATTCTCTTGATGGACGAAGCGTTCAGTGCACTGGACCCGCTCATTCGAAAAGATATGCAGGATGAGCTGCTGGAGCTTCAGATGACGATGAAAAAGACGATCCTGTTCATTACACATGACTTGCATGAGGCGTTGCGACTGGGCGACCGGATTGCCTTTATGAAAGACGGGCAGATCATTCAGATCGGCCGCCCAGAAGAAATCCTGGCAGACCCAGCGGATGAATTTGTACGGAAGTTCGTGGAGGATGCCGACCTGTCAAGGGTACTCGTTGCTGAAAATGTGATGAAACGGGCAGAAGCAATCACCCCTGACAAAGGGGCGCGAGTGGCGCTGCAACTGATGATGGATAACGGCGTGTCCAGCCTGTACGTCGTGGACAAAAAGCGCACACTGCTCGGATTGATTACGGCGTATGACGTATCACTCGCGATCAGTACGGGAGATTCGCTGGAGGCAATCATGAAAACCGACCTCCCTACCGTTTCGCCTGACGCACGTCTGCACAGCTTGTTCCCGATGATGGCAGACCTGCATGTCCCGATTGCGGTAGTGGGCGAGCAGCAGCGTTTGTTGGGTGTCATCGTAAAAGGAGCGGTGCTAGGCGGGCTGGTAGGCAAAGTCAATGTACAAGAGCATCAGAGAGCAGAGGTGATGAGTGATGGACGTCGTGCCTAA
- the kdpB gene encoding potassium-transporting ATPase subunit KdpB, protein MSRTRTVALPKDLYQRAFVESFKKLDPRVMMKNPVMFVVEIGFFITLLLTFVPNLFGGASDPFYNGVVSLILFVTILFANFAEALAEGRGKAQAESLKKTKQDTQAKKVGKDGRVQVVSSTELRKGDLVIVEAGELIPSDGEIVEGVASVDESAITGESAPVIKEAGGDFSSVTGGTRVVSDRIRVRVTTDPGESFLDRMISLVEGAKRQKTPNEIALNTLLVSLTLIFLIVCTTLLPIANYVHAAIPVATLIALLVCLIPTTIGGLLSAIGIAGMDRVTQFNVIAMSGKAVEASGDINTIILDKTGTITHGNRMAAEFVTVGNTKSTELNRVAAQSSVHDETPEGRSVVELAKKQGLAPAELELPGSEGVEFRAETRMSGTNLANGVIIRKGAVDAIKKYVAEQGGNIPADLDEKANRIATAGGTPLAVVEGNTILGLIYLKDTVKPGMRERFEELRRMGIRTVMCTGDNPLTAATIAREAGVDDFVAEAKPEDKIALIRKEQAAGKLVAMTGDGTNDAPALAQADVGLAMNTGTVAAKEAANMVDLDSDPTKIIEVVAIGKQLLMTRGALTTFSIANDVAKYFAIIPAMFMLAIPQMSALNIMGLATPQSAILSALIFNAIIIPILIPLAMKGVKYTPMSATKLLSRNLVIYGLGGIIVPFVGIKLIDLILSGLNLI, encoded by the coding sequence ATGAGTAGAACGCGCACGGTTGCGCTTCCTAAAGATTTGTATCAACGGGCCTTTGTCGAGTCCTTCAAAAAACTGGACCCGCGTGTGATGATGAAAAATCCAGTCATGTTCGTGGTAGAGATCGGGTTCTTCATTACGCTTCTCCTGACGTTTGTGCCGAATTTGTTTGGGGGAGCTTCGGACCCGTTTTACAACGGCGTCGTCAGCTTGATCCTGTTCGTGACGATTTTGTTCGCGAACTTCGCAGAAGCCTTGGCAGAAGGGCGCGGCAAAGCACAGGCAGAGAGCTTGAAAAAAACGAAGCAGGACACGCAAGCAAAAAAAGTGGGGAAAGATGGTCGCGTGCAAGTCGTCAGTTCCACAGAACTGCGAAAGGGCGATCTGGTCATCGTGGAAGCAGGCGAGCTGATTCCATCCGACGGGGAAATCGTCGAGGGTGTCGCCTCTGTGGACGAATCAGCGATTACAGGTGAATCCGCCCCGGTCATTAAAGAAGCAGGTGGCGATTTTAGCTCTGTCACGGGAGGCACACGTGTCGTCAGTGACCGCATCCGTGTCCGGGTGACGACTGATCCCGGCGAATCGTTTTTGGATCGCATGATTTCGTTGGTGGAAGGAGCGAAGAGACAGAAGACTCCGAATGAAATTGCGTTGAATACGCTGTTGGTCAGCTTAACGTTAATTTTCTTGATCGTTTGCACGACTTTGCTGCCGATAGCCAACTATGTACATGCAGCCATTCCGGTTGCGACACTGATTGCTTTGCTCGTTTGCTTGATTCCAACCACGATTGGCGGACTCTTGTCAGCGATTGGGATTGCAGGTATGGACCGGGTCACACAGTTTAACGTCATCGCCATGTCGGGTAAAGCGGTTGAGGCGTCTGGTGACATCAACACTATTATTTTGGATAAAACGGGAACGATCACGCATGGTAACCGGATGGCTGCCGAGTTTGTCACCGTAGGCAACACCAAAAGCACGGAATTGAACCGAGTAGCTGCACAAAGCTCAGTCCATGACGAAACACCGGAAGGACGCTCTGTTGTAGAGCTGGCGAAAAAACAAGGTCTGGCACCTGCTGAACTGGAATTGCCCGGTTCCGAAGGCGTGGAGTTCCGCGCTGAAACAAGAATGAGCGGGACGAATCTGGCAAACGGGGTCATCATCCGTAAAGGAGCCGTCGACGCCATCAAGAAATACGTGGCAGAGCAAGGGGGCAACATCCCTGCTGATTTGGATGAAAAAGCAAACCGGATTGCAACGGCGGGCGGCACGCCATTGGCTGTAGTAGAAGGCAATACGATTCTCGGTTTGATTTACTTGAAGGATACCGTAAAGCCAGGGATGCGCGAACGCTTTGAAGAGCTGCGCCGGATGGGGATTCGTACGGTCATGTGTACGGGAGATAACCCGCTGACAGCAGCGACGATTGCCCGCGAAGCTGGTGTAGATGATTTCGTAGCGGAAGCCAAGCCGGAAGACAAGATTGCGCTGATCCGCAAAGAACAAGCGGCAGGCAAGCTGGTCGCCATGACAGGTGATGGTACGAATGACGCGCCAGCTCTCGCACAAGCCGATGTTGGTCTGGCGATGAATACAGGAACGGTAGCGGCGAAGGAAGCAGCGAACATGGTCGACTTGGATTCTGACCCGACCAAAATCATCGAGGTCGTTGCGATTGGCAAGCAGCTTTTGATGACACGCGGTGCATTGACGACGTTCAGTATCGCCAATGACGTAGCGAAATACTTCGCGATCATTCCTGCGATGTTCATGCTGGCGATCCCGCAAATGAGTGCACTCAACATTATGGGCTTGGCTACACCGCAAAGTGCGATTTTGTCCGCGTTGATCTTCAATGCGATCATTATTCCGATCCTGATTCCGTTGGCGATGAAAGGTGTGAAATACACGCCGATGAGCGCGACAAAGCTGCTTAGCCGCAACCTGGTGATCTATGGCTTGGGAGGAATTATCGTTCCGTTCGTGGGCATCAAGCTGATTGACTTGATTTTGAGTGGATTGAATTTAATTTAA